The proteins below are encoded in one region of Streptomyces sp. NBC_00490:
- a CDS encoding ABC transporter substrate-binding protein has protein sequence MRNEGQLSRRQILAAAGFIGLAGLTGCGSGDDGGDSKDLSKKQNGAMKEYRAGQQFKAAKPLSFSMLHNNNPVYPTKSGWLFWKEVTRRTGITIKPVDVPLADYEKKRSVLIGAGDAPFLIPKTYHPGEVAFVSSGAILPVSEYVHLMPNYQDKVKRWRLEPELDSIRQSDGKYYLLPGLHEKVKSGYSLSFRTDVLDRHGLSLPTSWDEVYDVLKALKAEYPDKYPWTDRWSTNTPFPCGALFGYLGQAYGVKAGWSYNNITFDTKARKFVFNAATDAYRQMVEYLRKIVAEKLLDPESFTQQDDQAVQKLLAEKSYAISANPQELVQNYRYNLEKQVKGAKIEMVPVPLGPAGPVVLGGTRLENGVMVSSKALKADTFVAMMQFVDWLWYSDEGQKFCKWGVEGTTYTESGGRYRLEPGISLMGSDPDAPKDLQKDFGFFNGVFTYGGSWALVSSNFSPDEKKFQDAMSERTELPIDPAHPLQSVEQEQATLWETPLKDHAIQNTLQFVLGKRPLSEWDDYVSELKSKNMQQLVDLHNKAYERFKKENG, from the coding sequence GTGAGAAACGAAGGGCAGCTGTCGCGGCGTCAGATCCTGGCGGCCGCGGGCTTCATCGGACTCGCCGGCCTCACCGGGTGCGGCAGCGGCGACGACGGCGGGGACAGCAAGGACCTCTCCAAGAAGCAGAACGGCGCCATGAAGGAGTACCGCGCGGGCCAGCAGTTCAAGGCCGCGAAGCCGCTGTCCTTCTCGATGCTGCACAACAACAACCCGGTCTACCCGACGAAGAGCGGCTGGCTGTTCTGGAAGGAGGTCACCAGGCGCACCGGGATCACCATCAAGCCCGTCGACGTCCCGCTGGCGGACTACGAGAAGAAGCGCAGCGTCCTCATCGGCGCGGGCGACGCCCCCTTCCTGATCCCGAAGACGTACCACCCGGGCGAGGTCGCCTTCGTGTCCTCCGGCGCGATCCTCCCGGTCAGCGAGTACGTGCACCTGATGCCCAACTACCAGGACAAGGTGAAGCGCTGGCGGCTGGAGCCCGAGCTGGACTCCATACGCCAGTCCGACGGCAAGTACTACCTGCTGCCCGGCCTGCACGAGAAGGTCAAGTCCGGCTACTCGCTGTCCTTCCGCACCGACGTCCTCGACCGGCACGGCCTGTCCCTGCCCACCAGCTGGGACGAGGTGTACGACGTCCTGAAGGCGCTGAAGGCGGAGTACCCCGACAAATACCCCTGGACCGACCGCTGGAGCACCAACACCCCCTTCCCGTGCGGGGCGTTGTTCGGCTATCTCGGCCAGGCGTACGGGGTCAAGGCGGGCTGGTCGTACAACAACATCACCTTCGACACCAAGGCGCGGAAGTTCGTCTTCAACGCGGCGACGGACGCCTACCGCCAGATGGTCGAGTACCTGAGAAAGATCGTCGCCGAGAAGCTGCTCGACCCGGAGAGCTTCACCCAGCAGGACGACCAGGCCGTGCAGAAGCTGCTGGCCGAGAAGTCCTATGCGATCAGCGCCAATCCGCAGGAGCTGGTGCAGAACTACCGCTACAACCTGGAGAAGCAGGTCAAGGGCGCGAAGATCGAGATGGTGCCGGTGCCCCTCGGGCCGGCGGGCCCGGTGGTGCTGGGCGGCACCCGGCTGGAGAACGGCGTCATGGTCTCCAGCAAGGCCCTCAAGGCCGACACCTTCGTCGCGATGATGCAGTTCGTGGACTGGCTCTGGTACTCCGACGAGGGCCAGAAGTTCTGCAAGTGGGGCGTGGAGGGCACCACTTACACGGAGTCCGGCGGCCGGTACAGGCTGGAGCCCGGCATCTCCCTCATGGGCTCCGACCCGGACGCCCCGAAGGACCTCCAGAAGGACTTCGGCTTCTTCAACGGCGTCTTCACCTACGGCGGCAGCTGGGCCCTGGTCTCCTCCAACTTCAGCCCGGACGAGAAGAAGTTCCAGGACGCCATGTCCGAGCGCACCGAGCTCCCCATCGACCCCGCCCACCCCCTGCAGTCCGTGGAGCAGGAACAGGCGACGCTGTGGGAGACGCCGCTCAAGGACCACGCCATCCAGAACACCCTCCAGTTCGTCCTCGGCAAGCGCCCGCTGTCCGAATGGGACGACTACGTCTCCGAGTTGAAGTCGAAGAACATGCAGCAGCTCGTCGACCTGCACAACAAGGCGTACGAACGGTTCAAGAAGGAGAACGGGTGA
- a CDS encoding beta-galactosidase, whose protein sequence is MSRKIRYGGDYNPEQWPRSTWDEDHRLFTRAGIDTLTVGVFSWSLTQPAEDTYDFTVLDRVLDRAAAEGRQVCLATGTAALPPWLARKYPEVNRTDFEGRRHRYGQRHNFCPSSPAYRRLSTAMAARLAERYAGHPALLAWHINNEYGGACYCEHCAEAFRAWLRAEYVTLDALNDAWWTTFWSHRYTDWAEIEPPSALTEHWRGPDHTAFQGITLAYFRFTTDALLGCFLAEKEVIRAHDRQTPVTTNFMGMFRPLDYHRWAPHLDFASWDSYPPLDAPPTWTALAHDLMRGLKDGAPFWLMEQTPSTTACRDVNPLRRPGELRLATFQAVAHGADAALYFQLRASRGACEKYHGAVIGHAGRDDTRVFGEVAELGRELEALGGSTLGARTPARTALVFDWDSWWALEISDGPSRLVKYQEVVHAYYRAAREAGADVDVVPQTADLTSYDVVLAPVLHLVKGDLAERLEAVAARGGTVLTTFLSGRGDEHDRAFLTDVPGPLAPLMGVRIDEWDARPPQFTQPVPELGSQARLVFEIVQPRGAEPVATYGTDFYAGTPAVTRNAFGEGEAWYVATALDQPGVDEVVRRVLARHDLLGPYADQPTVETATRIAPDGTRLLFLLNHTPEPARLTAHTTATDLLTGKRTEKGEPLTLDPLGTAILRIE, encoded by the coding sequence ATGAGCCGCAAGATCCGGTACGGCGGCGACTACAACCCCGAGCAATGGCCACGGTCCACCTGGGACGAGGACCACCGGCTCTTCACCCGGGCCGGCATCGACACCCTCACCGTCGGCGTCTTCTCCTGGTCCCTGACCCAACCCGCAGAGGACACCTACGACTTCACCGTCCTGGACCGGGTCCTCGACCGCGCCGCCGCCGAGGGCCGCCAGGTCTGCCTCGCCACCGGCACCGCCGCCCTCCCGCCCTGGCTCGCCAGGAAGTACCCCGAGGTCAACCGCACCGACTTCGAGGGACGCCGCCACCGCTACGGCCAGCGCCACAACTTCTGCCCCAGCTCACCGGCGTACCGCCGCCTCTCCACGGCCATGGCCGCCCGCCTCGCCGAACGGTACGCCGGGCACCCGGCGCTGCTCGCCTGGCACATCAACAACGAGTACGGCGGCGCCTGTTACTGCGAGCACTGCGCCGAGGCGTTCCGCGCGTGGCTCCGGGCCGAGTACGTCACCCTCGACGCCCTCAACGACGCCTGGTGGACCACCTTCTGGTCCCACCGCTACACCGACTGGGCCGAGATCGAACCCCCCAGCGCCCTCACCGAGCACTGGCGCGGCCCCGACCACACCGCCTTCCAGGGCATCACCCTCGCCTACTTCCGCTTCACCACCGACGCCCTCCTCGGCTGCTTCCTCGCCGAGAAGGAGGTGATCCGCGCCCACGACCGGCAGACCCCCGTCACCACCAACTTCATGGGCATGTTCCGCCCCCTCGACTACCACCGCTGGGCCCCGCACCTCGACTTCGCCTCCTGGGACAGCTACCCGCCCCTCGACGCCCCGCCGACCTGGACCGCCCTGGCCCATGACCTGATGCGCGGCCTGAAGGACGGCGCCCCGTTCTGGCTGATGGAGCAGACGCCGTCCACGACCGCGTGCCGGGACGTCAACCCCCTTCGTCGCCCGGGCGAGCTGAGGCTGGCCACCTTCCAGGCCGTCGCCCATGGCGCCGACGCGGCCCTCTACTTCCAGCTGCGCGCCTCCCGTGGCGCCTGCGAGAAGTACCACGGCGCGGTCATCGGCCACGCGGGCCGCGACGACACCCGGGTCTTCGGCGAAGTGGCCGAACTGGGCCGCGAGTTGGAGGCCCTGGGCGGCTCCACGCTCGGCGCCCGCACCCCCGCCCGCACCGCCCTGGTCTTCGACTGGGACAGCTGGTGGGCCCTGGAGATCTCCGACGGCCCCTCCCGGCTGGTCAAGTACCAGGAGGTGGTCCACGCCTACTACCGCGCCGCCCGCGAGGCGGGTGCCGATGTGGACGTGGTCCCGCAGACCGCCGACCTGACCTCGTACGACGTGGTCCTCGCCCCCGTCCTGCACCTGGTCAAGGGCGACCTCGCCGAGCGCCTGGAAGCGGTCGCCGCACGCGGCGGCACGGTCCTGACGACCTTCCTCTCGGGCCGCGGTGACGAGCACGACCGGGCGTTCCTCACCGACGTACCGGGACCGCTCGCGCCCCTGATGGGCGTACGGATCGACGAATGGGACGCCCGGCCACCGCAGTTCACCCAGCCCGTACCCGAGCTGGGGTCGCAGGCCCGCCTCGTCTTCGAGATCGTCCAGCCGCGCGGCGCCGAGCCGGTCGCCACCTACGGCACCGACTTCTACGCGGGCACCCCGGCCGTCACCCGCAACGCGTTCGGGGAGGGCGAGGCCTGGTACGTCGCCACCGCCCTCGACCAGCCCGGCGTCGACGAGGTGGTCCGCCGCGTCCTCGCCCGCCACGACCTGCTCGGCCCCTACGCCGACCAGCCGACCGTCGAGACCGCGACCCGTATCGCGCCGGACGGCACCCGCCTCCTCTTCCTCCTCAACCACACCCCCGAACCGGCCCGTCTCACCGCCCACACCACCGCCACCGACCTGCTCACCGGCAAGCGGACCGAGAAGGGCGAGCCCCTGACCCTCGACCCGCTGGGCACGGCGATCCTGCGCATCGAGTAA
- a CDS encoding alpha-glucuronidase, with protein sequence MQGVDPAWLPDVAFRPIGTRRTLIRGSGPLVDTVHGEVARACERFGGSVSRESGSYDLVLELDGDDGSEGFVYGRGDGCTTVTASGARGLLYGFFHVARLGETAFRDDARRASFQPELALRMLDHWDNVSVHPVMGQVERGYAGGSLFWEDGRARGDLERVRAYGRLLASCGINAVAVNNVNVHRAEARLLTDRIGEVAAIAGALRAYGIRTHLSVSFAAPVVLGGLATADPLDDDVRAWWAKATVRVYEAIPDFGGYVAKADSEGQPGPFAYGRSHAEGANMLAAALEPYGGTVHWRAFVYDHRQDWRDRTTDRARAAYDHFVPLDGEFASNAVLQVKHGPMDFQVREPVSPLIGAMPATRLAVELQATQEYTGQQRHVCWLGPMWSEVLRFRPDGTPVAELADALVAVSNVGDDPFWTGHPLAQANLYTFGRLAWRPDADPLEILDEWIGLTFGTEPAAGVRAVMEGSWRTYEKYTAPLGVGFMVQPGHHYGPSVDGYEYSPWGTYHFADRDGIGVDRSAATGTGYAAQYAKRWAEVYESPETCPDELLLFFHHVPYGHVLHSGKTVIQHIYDTHFEGVEEVEAARRVWASLVDLVDAERHARVTERFEEQLRCAREWRDQVNSYFFRKSGVPDANGRRIH encoded by the coding sequence ATGCAGGGTGTCGATCCGGCCTGGCTGCCGGACGTGGCGTTCCGGCCGATCGGCACCCGGCGGACCCTGATCCGTGGTTCGGGTCCACTGGTGGACACGGTCCACGGGGAGGTGGCCAGGGCCTGCGAGCGGTTCGGAGGGAGCGTCTCGCGCGAATCCGGTTCGTACGACCTGGTGTTGGAGCTGGACGGGGACGACGGCTCCGAGGGGTTCGTGTACGGGCGGGGTGACGGGTGTACGACCGTCACCGCGTCCGGCGCGCGCGGGCTGCTGTACGGGTTCTTCCATGTCGCACGGCTCGGTGAGACGGCGTTCCGCGACGACGCTCGACGCGCCTCCTTTCAGCCTGAGTTGGCGCTGCGGATGCTCGATCACTGGGACAACGTGTCCGTGCACCCGGTGATGGGCCAGGTGGAGCGCGGGTACGCGGGCGGCTCGCTGTTCTGGGAGGACGGGCGGGCGCGCGGCGATCTGGAGCGGGTCAGGGCGTACGGCAGGCTGCTCGCCTCGTGCGGCATCAACGCCGTGGCCGTGAACAACGTCAACGTGCACCGGGCCGAGGCGCGGCTGCTGACCGACCGGATCGGCGAAGTCGCCGCGATCGCGGGCGCGTTGCGGGCGTACGGGATCCGGACGCATCTGTCCGTGAGCTTCGCCGCGCCGGTCGTGCTCGGCGGGCTCGCGACGGCCGACCCGCTCGACGACGACGTGCGGGCGTGGTGGGCCAAGGCGACCGTGCGGGTGTACGAGGCGATACCGGACTTCGGCGGGTACGTGGCGAAGGCCGACTCGGAGGGGCAGCCGGGCCCGTTCGCCTACGGCCGCTCGCACGCCGAGGGGGCGAACATGCTGGCCGCCGCGCTGGAGCCGTACGGCGGGACCGTGCACTGGCGGGCCTTCGTCTACGACCACCGGCAGGACTGGCGGGACCGGACGACGGACCGGGCGCGTGCGGCGTACGACCATTTCGTGCCGCTGGACGGGGAGTTCGCGTCGAACGCCGTGCTCCAGGTCAAGCACGGGCCGATGGACTTCCAGGTGCGGGAGCCGGTCTCACCGCTGATCGGCGCGATGCCCGCCACCCGGCTCGCGGTGGAGTTGCAGGCGACGCAGGAGTACACCGGACAGCAACGGCATGTGTGCTGGCTGGGGCCGATGTGGAGCGAGGTGCTGCGGTTCCGGCCCGACGGCACGCCGGTGGCGGAGCTGGCGGATGCCCTGGTCGCCGTCTCCAACGTCGGCGACGACCCGTTCTGGACCGGGCATCCGCTGGCCCAGGCGAACCTCTACACCTTCGGCCGGCTGGCCTGGCGGCCGGACGCGGACCCGCTGGAGATCCTGGACGAGTGGATCGGGCTCACCTTCGGGACGGAGCCCGCGGCGGGGGTGCGCGCGGTGATGGAGGGGTCGTGGCGCACGTACGAGAAGTACACCGCGCCGCTCGGGGTCGGTTTCATGGTGCAGCCCGGTCACCACTACGGGCCGAGCGTGGACGGATACGAGTACAGCCCCTGGGGCACCTACCACTTCGCCGACCGGGACGGCATCGGCGTGGACCGCAGCGCGGCGACCGGCACGGGGTACGCGGCGCAGTACGCCAAGCGCTGGGCGGAGGTGTACGAGTCACCGGAGACCTGCCCGGACGAGCTGCTGCTGTTCTTCCACCATGTGCCGTACGGGCATGTGCTGCACAGCGGTAAGACGGTGATCCAGCACATCTACGACACGCACTTCGAGGGCGTGGAGGAGGTGGAGGCCGCCCGGCGGGTGTGGGCCTCGCTGGTGGATCTGGTGGACGCCGAACGCCACGCGCGGGTGACGGAGCGGTTCGAGGAGCAGCTCCGCTGTGCTCGCGAGTGGCGCGACCAGGTCAACAGCTACTTCTTCCGGAAGTCCGGTGTGCCCGACGCCAACGGGCGCCGGATCCACTAG
- a CDS encoding GH92 family glycosyl hydrolase — MRHRARYRRGPAVVLTTAFALAMGSQGAATALPEAPGADREFASSFEAEDPVPDWTDTVERASGVDGGYSSGIPGNVTDRVTDVRASAENASGGEVKENLADGEPGTKWLAFQPTGWVEFDLDKPRKILTYALVSANDHAERDPRDWTLQGSADGKDWKTLDTRSGQSFAERFQTQSYDLAEPAEYQHFRLDVTANNGASDILQLADVQFSTGGGNGPVPPDMLSLVDRGPNGSPTAKARAGFTGKRALRYAGRHTADGRAYSYNKVYDVNVAVAPDTRLAYRVFPSMADGDRDYAATNVAVDLAFTDGTYLSGLGARDQHGFALSPQGQGASKVLYVNQWNDVSSRIGSVAAGKTVDRILVAYDSPGGPARFRGWLDDVRLAPVAPEKPKAHLSDYALTTRGTHSSGAFSRGNNFPATAVPHGFNFWTPVTNAGSLSWLYDYARANNDDNLPTIQAFSASHEPSPWMGDRQTFQVMPSVAAGVPETGREARELAFRHENETARPYYYGVRFENGLKAEMAPTDHAAALRFTYPGDEASVLFDNVTDQAGLTLDKAAGVVTGYSDVKSGLSTGATRLFVYGVFDKPVVEGDSSGVKGYLRFKDRTVTLRLATSLISLDQARDNLRQEIPDGTSFETVKSRAQRQWDGLLGKVEVEGATEDQLTTLYSSLYRLYLYPNSGFEKVGSTYKYASPFSPMPGPDTPTHTGAKIVDGKVYVNNGFWDTYRTTWPAYSLLTPSQAGEMVDGFVQQYKDGGWTSRWSSPGYADLMTGTSSDVAFADAYVKGVDFDARSAYEAALKNATVVPPTSGVGRKGMETSPFLGYTGTETHEGLSWALEGYLNDYGIARMGQALYDETGEKRYAEESEYFLNRAREYVNLFDARAGFFQGRDLAGDWRVESSKYDPRVWGHDYTETNGWGYAFTAPQDSRGLANLYGGRRGLAEKLDEYFATPETASPDFVGSYGGVIHEMTEARDVRMGMYGHSNQVAHHVNYMYDAAGQPWKTQRNVREVLSRLYTGSAIGQGYHGDEDNGEQSAWFLFSALGFYPLVMGSGEYAVGSPLFTKATVHLENGRDLVVRAPKNSTRNVYVQGLMVNGKTWTSTSLPHSLISKGGTLTFDMGPRPSTWGTGKNAAPVSITKDDKVPTPRADVLVGDGALFDNTSATDAAVTSVDLPVSQQIKGVQYTVTSSSDHTKAPSGWTLQGSDDGTRWKTLDQRSAESFAWDRQTRAFTVRSPGTYGKYRLVLDGEAVVSEVELLA; from the coding sequence ATGCGGCACAGAGCTCGGTACAGACGAGGCCCGGCGGTCGTTCTCACCACCGCCTTTGCTTTGGCCATGGGTTCCCAGGGGGCCGCGACGGCCCTGCCGGAGGCGCCCGGCGCCGACCGGGAGTTCGCGTCCTCCTTCGAGGCGGAGGATCCGGTGCCGGACTGGACCGACACGGTGGAGCGCGCCTCGGGCGTCGACGGCGGCTACAGCAGCGGCATCCCGGGCAATGTGACCGACCGGGTCACGGACGTCCGCGCGAGCGCCGAGAACGCCTCCGGCGGCGAGGTGAAGGAGAACCTCGCCGACGGCGAGCCGGGCACCAAATGGCTGGCGTTCCAGCCGACCGGCTGGGTGGAGTTCGACCTGGACAAACCGCGAAAGATCCTGACGTACGCCCTGGTCTCGGCCAACGACCACGCCGAGCGCGACCCCAGGGACTGGACGCTTCAGGGCTCGGCGGACGGCAAGGACTGGAAGACCCTCGACACCCGCTCCGGCCAGTCCTTCGCCGAGCGCTTCCAGACACAGTCGTACGATCTCGCGGAGCCGGCCGAGTACCAGCACTTCCGCCTCGACGTCACCGCGAACAACGGCGCCTCCGACATCCTCCAGCTCGCCGACGTGCAGTTCTCCACGGGCGGCGGCAACGGGCCCGTCCCGCCGGACATGCTCTCGCTGGTCGACCGCGGCCCGAACGGCTCCCCCACCGCGAAGGCGCGGGCCGGCTTCACCGGGAAGCGCGCGCTGCGGTACGCCGGGCGGCACACCGCGGACGGGCGGGCGTACTCGTACAACAAGGTCTACGACGTGAACGTGGCCGTCGCTCCGGACACCCGGCTGGCGTACCGCGTCTTCCCGTCGATGGCGGACGGCGACCGGGACTACGCGGCGACGAACGTGGCGGTGGACCTGGCCTTCACGGACGGCACGTATCTGAGCGGCCTCGGGGCCCGGGACCAGCACGGTTTCGCGCTGTCGCCGCAGGGTCAGGGCGCCTCGAAGGTGCTGTACGTCAACCAGTGGAACGACGTGTCCTCGCGGATCGGGTCGGTGGCGGCCGGGAAGACGGTCGACCGGATCCTGGTGGCCTACGACTCCCCCGGCGGCCCGGCGCGGTTCCGCGGCTGGCTGGACGACGTACGGCTCGCGCCGGTGGCGCCCGAGAAGCCGAAGGCCCACCTCTCGGACTACGCGCTGACCACCCGCGGCACCCACTCCAGCGGGGCCTTCTCACGCGGCAACAACTTCCCCGCGACCGCCGTGCCCCACGGCTTCAACTTCTGGACGCCGGTCACCAACGCGGGCTCGCTGAGCTGGCTGTACGACTACGCGCGGGCCAACAACGACGACAACCTGCCGACGATCCAGGCGTTCAGCGCGAGCCATGAGCCGAGCCCCTGGATGGGCGACCGGCAGACCTTCCAGGTGATGCCGTCCGTCGCCGCCGGCGTCCCGGAGACCGGCCGCGAGGCGCGGGAGCTGGCCTTCCGGCACGAGAACGAGACCGCGCGGCCGTACTACTACGGGGTGCGGTTCGAGAACGGGCTGAAGGCGGAGATGGCACCGACCGACCACGCGGCGGCGCTGCGCTTCACCTACCCCGGCGACGAGGCGAGCGTCCTCTTCGACAACGTGACGGACCAGGCGGGGCTGACGCTCGACAAGGCGGCCGGGGTCGTCACCGGGTACTCGGACGTGAAGTCCGGGCTCTCGACCGGGGCGACGCGGCTCTTCGTGTACGGCGTCTTCGACAAGCCGGTGGTCGAGGGCGACTCCAGCGGGGTCAAGGGCTATCTGCGGTTCAAGGACCGGACCGTCACCCTGCGGCTGGCGACCTCGCTCATCAGCCTCGACCAGGCCAGGGACAACCTGCGCCAGGAGATCCCGGACGGCACGTCCTTCGAGACGGTGAAGTCGCGTGCCCAGCGGCAGTGGGACGGACTGCTCGGCAAGGTGGAGGTCGAGGGTGCCACCGAGGACCAGCTGACCACGCTGTACTCCAGCCTGTACCGGCTGTACCTGTACCCCAACTCCGGCTTCGAGAAGGTCGGTTCGACGTACAAGTACGCGTCCCCGTTCTCGCCGATGCCGGGCCCCGACACCCCGACGCACACCGGGGCGAAGATCGTCGACGGCAAGGTGTACGTCAACAACGGCTTCTGGGACACGTATCGGACGACCTGGCCGGCGTACTCGCTTCTGACGCCCTCTCAGGCCGGTGAGATGGTCGACGGATTCGTGCAGCAGTACAAGGACGGCGGGTGGACCTCGCGCTGGTCCTCCCCCGGTTACGCGGACCTGATGACCGGCACGTCCTCGGACGTCGCCTTCGCGGACGCGTACGTCAAGGGTGTCGACTTCGACGCCAGGTCGGCGTACGAGGCGGCCCTGAAGAACGCCACCGTGGTGCCGCCCACGTCGGGCGTGGGCCGCAAGGGGATGGAGACCTCCCCGTTCCTCGGCTACACCGGCACCGAGACGCACGAGGGGCTGTCCTGGGCGCTGGAGGGCTATCTCAACGACTACGGCATCGCGCGGATGGGACAGGCGCTGTACGACGAGACGGGTGAGAAGCGGTACGCGGAGGAGTCGGAGTACTTCCTCAACCGGGCCCGGGAGTACGTCAACCTCTTCGATGCGCGGGCCGGCTTCTTCCAAGGGCGGGATCTCGCCGGTGACTGGCGGGTGGAGTCGTCGAAGTACGACCCTCGCGTCTGGGGCCACGACTACACGGAGACCAACGGCTGGGGGTACGCCTTCACCGCCCCGCAGGACAGCCGCGGCCTGGCCAACCTGTACGGCGGCCGCCGCGGGCTCGCCGAGAAGCTCGACGAGTACTTCGCCACGCCGGAGACGGCCTCGCCGGACTTCGTCGGCTCCTACGGCGGGGTCATCCACGAGATGACGGAGGCCCGGGACGTCCGCATGGGCATGTACGGGCACTCCAACCAGGTCGCCCACCATGTGAACTACATGTACGACGCGGCCGGGCAGCCGTGGAAGACCCAGCGCAACGTCCGTGAGGTGCTGTCCCGGCTCTACACCGGCAGTGCGATCGGGCAGGGCTACCACGGTGACGAGGACAACGGCGAGCAGTCGGCGTGGTTCCTCTTCTCCGCGCTGGGCTTCTATCCGCTGGTGATGGGCAGCGGCGAGTACGCCGTCGGGTCACCGCTGTTCACCAAGGCGACCGTGCACCTGGAGAACGGACGGGACCTCGTCGTCAGGGCGCCGAAGAACAGCACCCGCAATGTGTACGTGCAGGGTCTGATGGTCAACGGGAAGACCTGGACGTCGACTTCGCTGCCGCACTCGCTGATCTCGAAGGGCGGCACGCTGACCTTCGACATGGGTCCGCGGCCCTCCACCTGGGGCACGGGCAAGAACGCGGCACCGGTGTCGATCACCAAGGACGACAAGGTGCCCACGCCGCGTGCGGACGTGCTCGTCGGTGACGGGGCGCTGTTCGACAACACCTCGGCGACGGACGCGGCCGTGACCTCGGTGGATCTGCCGGTGTCCCAGCAGATCAAGGGCGTCCAGTACACGGTGACGTCGTCCTCCGACCATACGAAGGCGCCGAGCGGCTGGACCCTCCAGGGCTCGGACGACGGGACCAGGTGGAAGACCCTGGACCAGCGGTCCGCGGAGTCCTTCGCATGGGATCGGCAGACACGGGCGTTCACGGTGAGGTCTCCGGGTACGTACGGGAAGTACCGTCTGGTGCTCGACGGCGAGGCGGTGGTGTCCGAAGTCGAACTGCTCGCCTGA
- the ngcE gene encoding N-acetylglucosamine/diacetylchitobiose ABC transporter substrate-binding protein, protein MGSTSAENSNKASVGRRDLIKRSAALGLISVPTMSVLSACASGGGDDTSDNDTGGKTSKSNPFGVKDGGKLDVVIFKGGYGDDYAKAWEASFKKKWGVTSVHTGTQEITGKLQPRFNAGNPPDIVDDSGAQQIPIDVLYKNGQLLDLAVVLDAPSIDDPSKKVRDTLIPGTLDAGMQGGKVVALNYIYTVWGLWYSGKLFKEKGWTEPKTWDEFLAICKDAKSQGIGGLAHQGKYPYYINVAIMDLIAKTGGLEAMKAIDNLEPNAFVGSDAAKAAVEAVYEVVEKGYLMPGTNGLTHTESQTRWNQYKAVFITSGSWLENEQLKTTPSDFDMKFLPMPLLPGSKLPFEAIRAGSGEPFIIPAKAKNLPAAKEFVRMMLSKEWSTTFAKEANSLTIVKDGVDTGVKLRPGTQSTVEASKAAGDDTFRFLYTEWYSEMGTAIENASNELMAKRIQPAEWLKRAQAAVDKQAKDPESKKNHRD, encoded by the coding sequence ATGGGATCCACTTCCGCCGAGAACAGCAACAAAGCCTCCGTCGGCCGCCGCGATCTGATCAAGCGGTCCGCCGCGCTCGGTCTGATCTCCGTACCCACCATGAGCGTCCTGTCCGCCTGCGCCAGCGGCGGCGGGGACGACACCTCCGACAACGACACCGGGGGCAAGACCTCCAAGTCGAACCCGTTCGGCGTGAAGGACGGCGGCAAGCTGGACGTCGTCATCTTCAAGGGCGGCTACGGCGACGACTACGCCAAGGCCTGGGAGGCGAGCTTCAAGAAGAAGTGGGGCGTGACCTCCGTCCACACCGGCACCCAGGAGATCACCGGCAAGCTCCAGCCCCGCTTCAACGCGGGCAACCCGCCGGACATCGTGGACGACTCCGGCGCCCAGCAGATCCCGATCGACGTGCTGTACAAGAACGGCCAGCTGCTCGACCTCGCCGTGGTCCTGGACGCCCCGTCGATCGACGACCCGTCCAAGAAGGTCCGCGACACGCTGATCCCCGGCACCCTCGACGCGGGCATGCAGGGCGGCAAGGTCGTCGCCCTGAACTACATCTACACGGTGTGGGGCCTGTGGTACTCCGGCAAGCTCTTCAAGGAGAAGGGCTGGACGGAGCCCAAGACCTGGGACGAGTTCCTCGCCATCTGCAAGGACGCCAAGTCCCAGGGCATCGGCGGCCTCGCCCACCAGGGCAAGTACCCGTACTACATCAACGTCGCCATCATGGACCTGATTGCCAAGACCGGCGGCCTGGAGGCCATGAAGGCGATCGACAACCTCGAGCCCAACGCGTTCGTGGGCTCCGACGCCGCGAAGGCCGCCGTCGAGGCGGTCTACGAGGTCGTCGAGAAGGGCTACCTGATGCCCGGCACGAACGGCCTGACCCACACCGAGTCCCAGACCCGCTGGAACCAGTACAAGGCCGTGTTCATCACCAGCGGCTCCTGGTTGGAGAACGAGCAGCTCAAGACGACCCCGTCCGACTTCGACATGAAGTTCCTGCCCATGCCGCTGCTGCCCGGCAGCAAGCTGCCCTTCGAGGCGATCCGGGCCGGTTCCGGCGAGCCCTTCATCATCCCGGCCAAGGCCAAGAACCTGCCCGCGGCCAAGGAGTTCGTGCGGATGATGCTGTCCAAGGAGTGGTCGACGACCTTCGCCAAGGAGGCGAACTCGCTGACCATCGTCAAGGACGGCGTCGACACCGGGGTCAAGCTGCGGCCGGGCACCCAGTCGACGGTCGAGGCGTCCAAGGCGGCCGGTGACGACACCTTCCGCTTCCTGTACACCGAGTGGTACAGCGAGATGGGTACGGCGATCGAGAACGCGTCCAACGAGCTGATGGCCAAGCGCATCCAGCCGGCGGAGTGGCTCAAGCGGGCCCAGGCCGCCGTCGACAAGCAGGCCAAGGACCCGGAATCGAAGAAGAACCACCGGGACTAG